From the genome of Bubalus bubalis isolate 160015118507 breed Murrah chromosome 2, NDDB_SH_1, whole genome shotgun sequence, one region includes:
- the LOC102390681 gene encoding serpin B6: MDALSEANGTFALTLLKKLGEGNSKNVLIAPLSISSALAMVLMGARGNTAARMCQTLSLSKSSWGSEDVHQDFQNLLSEVNRTDTQYLLRTANRLFGQKTYDFLSSFKNACRIFYQAEMEELDFVCAMQESTKHINTWVLQKTEGKIRDLLPANSVNPMTRLVLVSSVYFKGNWAKPFLKGRTMEGIFNVCKNVQKRALMIYNWSTFKTACIAEICSQILVLPYVGQELNMVILLPFESTDLITVEKALTYEKFVAWTKPDVLAEVEVEVFLPCFTLEECYDMECVLQDLGMTDAFNAARADFSGMSCQPGLHLSKVMHKSFVEVTAGGTEATAASEARIRQSLSVVHHFYANRPFLFFIQHGRTGAILFCGRFCSP, translated from the exons ATGGATGCGCTGTCAGAAGCAAATGGCACCTTTGCCTTGACCCTTCTGAAAAAGCTGGGTGAGGGCAACTCGAAAAATGTGCTTATCGCACCCCTAAGCATCTCCTCTGCCCTGGCCATGGTCCTCATGGGGGCCAGGGGCAACACCGCAGCCCGGATGTGCCAG acgcTTTCTCTAAGTAAGAGCAGTTGGGGAAGTGAAGATGTTCACCAGGATTTCCAGAACCTTCTCAGCGAAGTTAATAGAACGGACACACAGTACTTGCTCAGAACCGCCAACAGGCTTTTTGGACAGAAGACTTATGATTTCCTCTCG TCTTTCAAAAATGCCTGCCGCATATTCTACCAAGCAGAGATGGAAGAGCTGGACTTTGTCTGTGCTATGCAGGAGTCCACGAAGCACATAAACACCTGGGTACTCCAAAAGACAGAAG GTAAAATTAGAGACTTGCTCCCTGCAAATTCAGTTAACCCCATGACACGTCTGGTTCTCGTGAGCTCCGTCTACTTCAAAGGAAACTGGGCTAAACCATTTCTCAAAGGGCGCACCATGGAAGGAATATTCAACGTCTGCAAG AACGTGCAGAAACGTGCGCTAATGATTTACAATTGGTCAACCTTTAAAACAGCCTGCATTGCAGAAATCTGCAGCCAGATTCTGGTGCTTCCCTACGTCGGCCAAGAGCTGAACATGGTCATTCTGCTGCCCTTTGAAAGCACTGACTTGATCACG GTCGAGAAGGCCCTGACCTATGAGAAATTTGTCGCATGGACGAAGCCGGACGTGCTGGccgaggtggaggtggaggtgttCCTGCCCTGCTTCACGCTGGAGGAGTGTTACGACATGGAGTGCGTCCTCCAAGACCTGGGCATGACCGACGCCTTCAACGCAGCCCGGGCCGACTTCAGCGGGATGTCGTGCCAGCCGGGCCTGCACCTGTCCAAGGTCATGCACAAGTCCTTCGTGGAGGTCACCGCGGGGGGCACGGAGGCCACAGCAGCCTCAGAGGCCAGGATCAGGCAAAGCCTGAGCGTCGTGCACCATTTCTATGCCAACCgccccttcctcttcttcatccAGCACGGCAGGACCGGGGCCATCCTGTTCTGTGGCCGCTTCTGCTCACCGTGA